A single window of Candidatus Angelobacter sp. DNA harbors:
- a CDS encoding thiamine pyrophosphate-dependent dehydrogenase E1 component subunit alpha — protein MVQTVASPEAGPAASTPRDVYNKAFRLMLLARTLDDKFASLYRAGKIHGGVFLGRGQEALSVATGLALRKGDVFAPLIRDQAGRLAFGEPILDAVRTYLGSTLGPMRGRDGNIHRGRPREGLLPMISHLG, from the coding sequence ATGGTTCAGACCGTTGCCAGCCCGGAAGCCGGCCCCGCTGCCTCCACGCCTCGCGACGTTTATAACAAAGCCTTCCGCCTGATGCTGCTGGCACGGACGTTGGACGACAAGTTTGCCAGCCTCTACCGCGCCGGAAAAATTCATGGCGGCGTTTTTCTGGGCCGCGGGCAGGAGGCGCTGAGCGTGGCAACGGGCCTGGCGCTCCGGAAGGGAGACGTGTTCGCCCCCCTGATCCGCGACCAGGCCGGACGTCTCGCTTTTGGAGAACCGATCCTGGATGCCGTCCGAACCTACCTCGGTTCGACGCTCGGACCGATGCGCGGACGCGATGGCAATATTCATCGCGGGCGGCCCCGTGAAGGATTGCTGCCCATGATCAGCCATCTCGGG